Within Cellulophaga sp. L1A9, the genomic segment TTGCTCAGGTGCAACGTCTACCAAAGAATAGATATTATTTAAAGAATTAAAGAAAAAATGTGGCTGCAATTGGTAGCGTAAATGCTGAATCTCTGTTTGTAATTTTAAGGTTGCCGCTTCTTTAGTTGCTTTTTCTATCTTCACCCAGCGTTCCGTAGTTTTTAAAGCTACAGCGAAAACTATGGGAACTATGGTTGCAATGATATTAAAATAGATCGACATTTCTTTACGAGGCATTTTACGGGTCTCTTCAGTACTAAGGTCCAACCAATCATCAAAATAAGAGGTTTTTAAGTATTCTCTTAATAAAATGGAAGCCCCGATAATGATCACATTTACAACAATAAACTGCACCAATTTATTGGAGAACAAAAGCTTATCAATAAGATACAGGTAATTGATATAAAATATAATCCCATAGAAAAACAAGTGCACCCAAGAGCGTATAAATGTCTTTAACAACACTTGATCTTGTGTAGCATCTAGCGTAAGCAAAAAATAAGGCAAACTAAACAAGATAAACCATGCTAGAACATGCAATACAGGTAGTAGTACTTTATTATTTATGGGCATATTAAAAAATCTATTATTCATATCTCATTGCTGCTATAGGATCTAAGGCTGCTGCTTTACGTGCGGGGTACCATCCAAAGAATATACCTGTTACGGCACATACCGCAAAAGAGATTATTATAGACGATGCTGTAACACTTGTAGGCCAATGCAATACTGTTTCTATGATAAAAGTAGTGCTTAGTCCTAAAACTACCCCAATAATTCCACCTGTAATACTAATTAATATCGCTTCGATTAGAAATTGGATCAAGATATCGGCTCCTTTTGCACCTACTGCCAATCGTAAGCCTATCTCCCTGGTGCGTTCTTTTACAGATACATACATAATGTTCATGATTCCAATACCTCCAATTAATAAGGAGATACTTGCAATAGCTACTAACAATACCGTTAACATCTCACTGGTAGCACTAAAGGTAGAAATTAATTCTTCCATAGAACGTACTTCATAATCTGCAGTGGCTCCACTTTGCAAACCATGTGCTTCATCCATAATTTTAGTGACCTCTGCTACGGCATCTGCAGATTGATC encodes:
- a CDS encoding sensor histidine kinase, with translation MNNRFFNMPINNKVLLPVLHVLAWFILFSLPYFLLTLDATQDQVLLKTFIRSWVHLFFYGIIFYINYLYLIDKLLFSNKLVQFIVVNVIIIGASILLREYLKTSYFDDWLDLSTEETRKMPRKEMSIYFNIIATIVPIVFAVALKTTERWVKIEKATKEAATLKLQTEIQHLRYQLQPHFFFNSLNNIYSLVDVAPEQAKSTLHSLSKLMRYLLYETNTSVIALSKEIDFLKKYIDLMELRTSDKTKISYSFPLEETQIQIAPLLFISLIENAFKHGVSATQESEINIALTTEANLVIFKIENTNFPKTTADKSGSGIGLQNLKKGLNLLYADKYSFETKLKDGIYSVDLRIET